The DNA window TGACGCGCTCGATCGCGGTCTATTGCCAGGACGAGGGCTACGGCATCCGTTGCAACGCGCTCGCGCCCGGGGGGATCGAGACGCCGATGGTGATGGGCGTATCGGGCCGCGCGGGCGAGGCGCCGATTAACATTCCAGAAGGCCCGCTGCCCGCCGACGCGCTCGGCGCTCCGAAAGACGTCGCAGGGTGCGTCCTGTTCCTCGCCTCGGACGAGGCGCGGTTCCTGAACGGGCTGACCATCCCGGTGGACAATGGCCTCGACGCCAGACCCCACCACTGAGGACCCGATCAGCGGGGCTCCGACCATCGCGCCCGGCGAGGGCAGCACCTATCGCTGGTATGTCCTGTTCCTCCTGATCCTCACCCTGCTGTTCAGCGTGGCCGACCGGCTGGTCTTCTCGATCCTGCTCGAGGACATCAAGGCAGAGTTCGACTTTTCCGACGCGCAGCTCGGCCTGCTGGGCGGGGTCGCCTTCACGCTGACCTATGTCATCGCCGGTTTTCCCGCCGCGCGGCTGGCCGACCGGTCGGTGCGCAAGAACATCGTTGCCTCCGCGATTTCCTTCTGGAGCGCGATGACCGCGCTGTGCGGCGCGGCGACGGGGTTCTGGACCCTGTTCTTCGCGCGCACCGGGGTCGGTGTGGGCGAGGGGTGCAGCGGCCCCGCCTCGCAATCGATGCTGGCCGATTACTTCCCCCGCCGCGAACTGGCGCGCGCCATGGGCTTTCTCACGCTGGGTTCGACGCTGGGGACCGCGACGGGCCTCATCGCGGGCGGATTGCTGGCCGAGGCGTTCGGCTGGCGCTGGGCCTTCGTGCTGATGGCCGCGCCGGGTTTTCTCATCGGGGCTGCGCTTTACTTCACCGTGATCGAGCCGCGCCGCGGGCGCTATGCCCCGGCGGGGATGAGCACCGACCAGACCCCGCTCGGCGAGACCGTGCGGTCCCTGTTCGCGAACCGGGTGTTCCTCGGCCTCGCATTGGGCTGGGCGGTGCAGATCATGATCGGCTATGCGCTCGCCTTCTGGATGGCCCCGGCGATGATCCGCCTGTTCGAGGTATCGGTCGGCGACGTCGCGCTCTATCTCGGCCTCGCCTTCCTGATCGGCGGCGTGCCCGGCCCGGTGCTGGGCGGGGTGATGACCGACTGGCTGACCCGCTTCGACGAGCGCTGGCGGGCTTGGTTTCCCGGCATCGTCAGTCTTGCGTGCATCCTGCCGCTCTGGCTCGCCCTGCGCTCGGGCGATTTCGCGGTGTTCCTCGGCCTGTTCGCCATCGGCTATGCGATCTTCGTGGCGAGCCAGGCGCCGATCATGTCGGGCATCCAGTCGGCGGTCGAACCTTCGCAGCGCGGTTTCGCGGTGGCGGTGGCGCTGTTCTTCAACAACCTGTTCGGCCAGGCCGTCGGGCTCTACCTCATCGGCTGGCTGAGCGACACGCTCGAGCCGAGCCGCGGCAATGAAGCGCTCGCCCTCTCCGTGCTGGGCGTTTCGCTCGGTGCGGGGATCGTCGCGCTCGCGATCTTCGTTTGGACCGGACGCGAGATGGAGCGGTCGGGCTATATCGAACGGATCAGGGCGGAGGGCTGACCCTAGAATCCCGGATGAATGGACAGCGCCCCGCCGTCGACCAGCATTTCCGCACCCGTCATGAAGGGGCATTCGTCGCTTGCGAGAAAGGAGATCGCTGCCGCCGTTTCCGCCGGATCGGCGAGCCGGTTCATCGGCGAGGTCGCCGCCACCGCCGCCTTGAGCCCCGGCATATCGGCTTCGGCCGCATCGAGGATGCCCGTCTCGGTCGCGCCGGGAATGACGGTGTTGCAGCGGATCGCGTAACCGGCCTTCGCACACCACGTCGCGACCGATTTCGACAGCACCCGCACCGCGCCTTTGCTCGCCGAATAGCCGACATCGGTGGGCAGCGGCGCCATGGCGGTGGTCGATGCGATGTTGATGATGGAGCCTTTGGCGCCGCCGGGATTGTCCACCATCGCCGCGATCGCCGCGCGGCATCCGGCCATCGTCCCGGTGAGGTTGACCGCGAGCACGCGGTCCCACGTGCCGTCGTCGACCTCGCCGATGCTCTTGCCCGTCACCATGCCCGCATTGTTGACGAGGATGTCGAGCCGCCCGAAGGCCTCGACCGCCTGCGCCACGATCTCCGGCCACAGCGCCCGGTCCGACACGTCTTGCACCGCGAAACGCGCGCCGACTTCCTCGCAGAGGGCCTTGCCGCGCGCTTCGTAGAGGTCGGTCCCGAACACCCGCGCCCCGTCCGCCGCCAGTCGCCGGACGGTCGCCGCGCCGATGCCGGAGGCGCAGCCGGTGACGAGCGCGGCCTTGCCCGACAGATCCGGCATTATTCGGCCTGCTGCCAGATGCCCGCGCTCTCGCGCCGGTTGTGCGTATCGATGAAGCGCGCGAGGTTGTCGGTTCCCTCGGGCAGTTTCCAGCCCACGGTGAAGCCGAAATTGGCGAAGCAGAACACGATCAGGTCGGCGAAGGTGAACCGGCCCAGCGCATAGTGATCGCCGTCGCCCAGCGCGCGGTCGAACCAGCGCCATTTCTCGTCCGCCATCGCCGACAGCTCCGCTCCGGCCTCGGGCGAGACGACGCTCATGCGCGGCTCGAACATCGGTCGGCCCGCGCCCGCGCGAAAGCCCATCGTCATCGGAACGACCACTTCCTGGTCGAACAATCGCGCCCATTTGCGTACGGTCGCGCGCTCCACCGGGGTTTCGCCGAAGAGGTTTGGCGTCGGATGCACCTCCTCGACATATTCGCAGATCGGCCAGCTTTCGGTAAGGCAGGTGCCATCGTCGAGTTCCAGCGTCGGGATCGTGCCGAGCGGGTTTTTCGCCAGATAGCCATCATCCTGCCGGTTCTCGCCGGAAATGATGTCGTAATGGACGCGCTCGAAATCCTTTCCTTCGGCAAGGCCCTTCTCGACCATGAACATGCGCACGAGGCGTGGATTGGGGCCGAGGCTGGAATAGAGTTTCATCGCGCATTTTCTCCCGTGGCTGCGTGCCGTCATGACTTACGCGAAAAGCGCCTTGCGCGTCGCCCTCACAAATGCGCTAGGGGACGCCGCGACACATGAATGGGATCGAGGGAACATGGACTTCCAACTCACCGACGAACAGCGAGAACTTCAGGAAACCGCGCGCAAATTCGCCCGGGCCGAGCTTCCGGCGCTCGCCCGCGACATGGAGCAGAAGGACTATCCCGTCCCCGCCGACATGCTGCGCACCTATGGCGAGATGGGCTTTCTGGGCGTCAACCTGCCGGTCGAATATGGCGGATTGGGCCTCGGCCATCTCGAGGCTTTGCTGGTGCTGGAGGAATTCGCGAAGATATCGAACGCGGTCGCCTTTCCGGTCTTCGAGGCGCTGGTCGGCCCGGTACGCACGATCGAGCGCTTCGGCTCCGATGAAATGAAGGCGCGCGTGCTGCCGGAAGTGATCCGGGGCGAGAAGGTCGTCGCGGTTTCCATGTCCGAACCCGATGCGGGCACCGCGCTGACCGACCTCAAGACCCGCGCCGTGGCAGACGGCAACGGCTATGTCGTCAACGGCTACAAGCGCTGGACGAGCGGCGGCGGGCATTCCGACTATTACGTCACCTATTGCCGGTTCTCGGATGATCCGGGCGCGAAGGGGATCGGCGCGATCCTGCTCGAAAAGGACATGGAGGGGATGCAGTTCGGCAAGCGCGAGGAACTGCTCGGCTTCCGCGGTATCCCGACCGCCGACTACGCGATCGAGGACGTGAAGGTTCCGGGCGCAAACGTCATCATCGGGGCGGGCGGATTCGGCAAGCTGATGAGCGCGTTCGGCCTCGAACGCTGCGGCAATGCGACGCAGAGCCTCGGCGTCGCCGCCGCCGCTCTCGAAGCCGCGACGCAATATGTCCAGGAACGCGAGGCTTTCGGCAAGCCCATCATCGATTTCCAGGCGGTGCAGCTGAAGATCGCGGAAATGGCGATGAAGGTCGAGGCCGCGCGCCTGCTGATCCACCGCGCCGCCGCCAATGCGGCGAACCAGCCGGACGGGCTGCCCACGGTCTACGAGAGCAGCGTCGCCAAGTGCTACGCCAACGAGATCGTGCGCGATGTCACCGCGATGGGCGTGCAGGTGATGGGCGGATACGGCTATCACAAGGAATACGGCATGGAGCAGCGCCTGCGCGACGGGTTCGGCTGGGGCATTGCGGGCGGGACGACCGACGTGCAGAAGACGAACATCGCCGCAGCCCTGATCGGGCGCCGTTTCAACCAGCGCGCCTGATAGCGGCGTTCGACGGGCCGGGGCTGTCCTGCGCAGACAGAAAGCTTGCACCGCCGCGCGGCGGCCCACATTGTGGGCAGCATGGAATCAACCCTTCCCCAGACCGCTCCCGCCGGTGACAAGGCCCTGCCATCGGACCTTGTCCAGCCGGTCGACGAGGGCGATGAACTCACCCAGCTCCACCCCGGTTACAGGACGGTGCTCAGGCTCCAGACGATCCTCGTCTTCATTCCCATCCTGATCGGCGCGCTGGTGCTCGAAACCGCGCTGACCGGCGAACAGGAAGTGATCCCGCAGGGATTGATCGCCGGGCCGCTGCTGGTGCTCGCCATCATCCTCGTCATCCGCCTGCCCCAGCGTCGCTTCGCCGCCCGCGGCTACCAGATGAGCGCGGACCGGCTGCGGGTGGTGCGCGGCATATTGTGGCGCTCGGACACGGTGGTCCCGTTCGGCCGGGTCCAGCATATCGATGTCGACCAGGGCCCGCTCGAGCGCGCCTTCGGCATTGCCACGATGACGCTCCACACGGCCGGCACGCACAACGCCTCGGTCGACCTGCCGGGCCTTGGCGAAGAGCACGCCCGCGAAATGCGCGAGGAAATCCGTGTCCATATCAAGCGCGAGAGCCTGTGAGTGCCGACATGAGCGCCGATGCGGGGGCCGAGGGGTCCGGCTTCGCCGCCCGGCCTCCCGGCGGCGGGGTAGAGGATGCCGCGCGCACCGGCGAGCCGAAGCGCACCGCTCCGCTCAGCGTGGTCATCGGCAGCCTGTCGAGCGTGCAGGGCGCGATCCTGCCCGCGATCTTCGCTGCCGTTTCGACCGGCGGGGCGGGGGTGCTGATCGGGCTCGGCGTCGGCCTCGCGATCACGGTGATCGGCTCTCTCTTCAGCTATCTGGGCTGGCGGCGGCTGACCTATACGGTGGGCGAACAGGACATCCGCGTCGAAAGCGGCGTCCTGTCGCGCTCGGCCCGTTCGGTGCCCTATGAACGCATCCAGGACGTGAGCCTCGAACAGCCGTTGCTGGCGCGGATCTTCGATCTGGTCGCGGTCAAGTTCGAGACAGGGGCGGGCGGGGCCGACGACCTTGCACTTGCCTATCTCTCCAGCGCCGAGGGCGATCGGCTGCGCCAACTGGTGCGCGAAAGGCGCGATGACGCCCAGGAAGAGGGCGCGCGCGACGAGGGGGCGGCCGCCGGGGCCGAGACGCAGGCCGCCCGGGGCGAGGAAGGCGAGGCGCTCTTCGCCATGGATACCGGGCGCATCCTCACTTTCGGCCTGTTCGAATTCTCGCTCGCGGTCTTCGCCGTGCTGGGCGGCCTGTTCCAGTATGCCAACAGCTTCTTCGATTTCGATGACATAGACGAGCGCGTGGTCGAACAGGTGGTCGAACGCCAGGGCGGCTGGATTTTCGAGCTCGGCGCCTACGGACAGGTGCTGACCGCGCTTGCCGGGCTGGTCGCGGTCCTGTTCATCGGTTCGGCGACGGGGATCGTCCGGACCGTCGCCCGTGAATGGGGCTTCGTGCTCGAACGAACGGCGCGCGGATTTCGCCGCCGGCGCGGGCTGTTCACCCGGACCGATGTCGTGATGCCGGTCCACCGGGTGCAGGGGGTCCAATTGACGACGGGCTGGATGCGCTATCGCTTTGGCTGGCACGGGCTCAGCTTCGTCAGCCTCGCGCAGGATGCCGGATCGACCAGCCATGTCGTCGCGCCTTTCGCCCAGCTTTCGGAGATCGAGCCGATCGTCGAGGTCGCCGGGTTCCGCCTGCCTGGAGACAACGAGAACTGGCACAGGGCGAGCCGCAAATACCGCACCGATGCGATGATCTGGGATTCGATGTGGTTCTTCGTGGCCGCTGTCATCGCCGGGGTGGCGACCGCGATCTGGGCGCCGGAATGGACCTGGATCGCGGCAGCCGGGCCATTCGTGCTCGGCCTGCTCAATGCAGGGCTTCAGGCGCTTGCCTGGCGGTTCAAGCGGCATGCCCTGGACGAAACGCAGATCATGGCGGTGAGCGGGATCCTGTCGCCCAAAAAGCAGATTGCGACCCGGCTGAAGCTCCATTCGGTCGAGATCGCGCAGGGGCCGATTTCCCGGCTGCGCGGCTATGCGACGGTTCACCTTGGGCTGGCGGGCGGTGAATTCTCGATCCCCGGCGTCCCGCTGGAGCGGGCGCGTGAAGTGCGCGCGAAGGTGCTCGAGACCATCGCCTCCACCGATTTCTCGCGTCTGGAGGGGGCGGGTCGCTAGGCCCTGAGATCGCTCCAGTCGGGGTGCTCGTCGAATTTCTTCGCGACATAGGAGCAGTCGGGGCGTATCCGGAAACCCTCGCGCCGGGCATCCTCGACCATGCGTTCGGTCAGCTTCGCCGCGACGCCGCGACCGCCGATCGGACGGGGGACGACGGTGGTGCGCGCGACGCGCACGCCCTCCTCGTCGGCGGGCTGCCATTCGAGATAGCCTTCCTCGCTCTCGCCTTCGATTTCCGCGGTATAGACCCCGCCCTGGCCCTGAACGTGGTGGGTAATGGTCACTGCACCGGGTTCGTGCGCTCTCGTCATGTGTATCGCTCCTCCTTGCCATCAACGCCATGGCGGCTAGAGGCGTTCCTTGATGACCGATCTCAAGCCCTTCCTCTCCGACAACGCCGCCGCCGTCCACCCGAAGGTGTGGGAGGCGATGCGCGCGGCCGACAGCCCCGACAATCCCTATGACGGGGACGCGCTTTCGGCAGAACTGGATGCGCGCTTCACGGCGCTGTTCGGGCGGGAATGCGCCGGGCTGTGGGTGGCGACGGGAACGGCGGCCAATTGCCTCGCGCTGGGCACGATGTGCGCGCCGCATGGCGCGGTCGTCTGCCACGAGGAAGCGCATATCGAGGTCGACGAGGGCGGTGCGCCCGGTTTCTTCCTCCACGGGGCAAAGCTGATCCTCGTCCCCGGCGAAGGTGCGCTGCTGACGCCGGAGGGTATCGCCGCAGCCATCGACCCGATCCGCGACGACGTCCACCAGGTCCAGCCGCATGCCGTTTCGATCACGCAGGCCTCCGAATATGGCCGCGCCTATGCGCTCCCCGAGCTGGAAGCGCTCGGCAAGTTCGCCGCGACGCGCGGGCTCGGCCTGCACATGGACGGGGCGCGTTTCGCCAATGCGGCCGCCGGCCTGTCGCAGGATGCGGGCGAGGCCGCGCGCGCGGCAAGCGGCCCGGTCGACAGCCTCGCCTTCGGTTTCATCAAGAACGGCGGCATGGGCGCGGAAGCCGTCGTCCTGTTCGATCCCGACAGGGCGGCAGAGGTCCGCTATCGCCGCAAGCGTGCGGGACACCTGCAATGCAAGGGCCGTTATCTCGCCGCGCAGGTGCTCGCCATGCTCGAGGATGACCTGTGGCTGGCCAATGCCGCCCACGCCAATGCGGCTGCGCGCGAAGTGGCGAGCGGTTGCGGCGAACGGCTGATGCACGAGGTCGACGCAAACGAGCTGTTCGTGCGGCTTTCCCCCGCAGAGCGCGAGGCGCTGCGTGGCGACGGCTTCGCCTTCTACGACTGGGGCGCCGAAGCGGCGCGCTTCGTGACGGCGTGGAACACGGCGCAGGAGGACGCGGCAGCGCTCGGCAAGGCGATCGCCGCCCTGTGAGCGCCACAACAACCGACATGCTGAGCTGGCGGGTGATCCTCCCCTTCGTGCTGACCGGCACGATCTGGGGCTCGACCTGGTTCGTCATCACCGGGCAGATCGACGGCGTGCCCGCGGCGTGGAGCGTGTTCTACCGCTTCGCGCTCGCCACCCCGGCGCTGTTCTGCGTCGCCTTCCTGATGAAGCGGCGGCTGCGGCTGACGGGGCCGGAACAACGGCTCGCCATGCTGGTCGGCCTGTTCCAGTTCTCGGGCAATTTCCTGTTCGTCTACCATGCCGAGCTTTACGTCACATCGGGCATCGTTGCGATGATGTTCGCGCTGCTGATGGTGCCCAATGCGCTGTTCGCGCGCCTTTTCCTGGGCGAGAAGGTGCAGGGCGGTTTCATCGCCGGGAGCGCGGTGGCGATCGTCGGCGTGTCCTTCCTGCTGGTGCACGAATGGCGGGCGAACCCCAATGCAGGCGTGGTCGGGGGCAACGTGCTGCTCGGCATCGGGCTCGCCATGCTCGGCATCCTCGCCGCCTCGGTCGCCAACGTGATCCAGGCGAACCCGACGGGCCGCGCGGTGCCGATGGTGAGCCTGCTCGCCTGGGCGATGCTCTACGGGACCGCGTTCGACCTCTTCTACGCCTTCGCCACCTCAGGCCCGCCGCCTTTCCCGACAAAGCCGACATACTGGGCGGGCATCGCCTATCTCGCGCTGATCGGATCGGTCGTGACCTTCCCGCTGCATTACAACCTCGTGCGCGAGATCGGGGCGGGGCGCACGGCCTACAATTCGATCCTGACGATCGCGGTGGCGATGGCGCTGTCGACCCTGTTCGAGGATTACAGCTGGACCGCGCTTACCGTGCTCGGGATGGCGCTTGCGGTGCTCGGCATGTTCATCGCGCTGAAGGCGCGGCGGCAGAAGGCGATCCAGGTCGAGGAAAGCGCACGGCTGCGCAGGTAGTTTGTTTTCCGCAAGCCCGTTCGGGCGCGCAGTCTTCGCTAGACGCGCAGCAGAGCTGCGCCCGCTGCGGTCGGGCGGTCGCCCTTGCGGCTGCAGTGCAGCCGGCCATCGCTACTCAATTCAGGCTTTCCAGCCCCTCGACATAAGTCGGATAACGCGGCCTCCAGCCCAGCACCCGCTTCGCCTTGCCGTTCGCGACGCGGCGGTTCTCCATGTAGAAACCGCGCGCCATTTCGGACAGGTTCGCTTCTTCGAGGCATTCGAGCGGCGGCGGCTCCACTCCAAGAAGTCGGCAGGCATGTTCGGTCACTTCATTGCCGCTCGCAGGCAGATCGTCGCCGATATTGTAGGCGCCGGGCGGCACGTCCTGCACCAGCGCGGAGACCACTGCGCTCGCGATGTCGTCGACATGCACCCGGCTGAAGACCTGTTCGGGCAGGTCGATCCGCCGCGCCTTGCCCTCTCTCACCCGGTCGAGCGCGCTGCGCCCCGGACCGTAGATGCCGGGAAGGCGCAACACCCGCGCGCCCAAGTCCATCCAAGCAAGATCCGCCTCGGCGCGGGCGTTGCGACGGCCTTCCCCGGATTGCGCGATGGTCGGGGTCGCCTCGTCCACCCACGCGCCCTGCCGGTCGCCATAGACCCCGGTCGAGGAGAGGTAGAGCAGCCGCCTGTCCGCCAGCGCTTCGCCATAGGCCTCGAGCACCGGATCGACGCCGGCCTGCCGATCAGGCGGAACCGACGAGAGAACGTGGCTGGCCTCTCCGATCGCCGTCAGCACCGCCGCACGGTCGCCGAAATCGAGATCGCCCGCGCTGCCCGTCGCCCGCACCGTCCAGCCGCGTTCGCGCAGCCGCGCTGCGATCCTTTTCGCCGTGTATCCGAGGCCGAAGATCAACAAATGCGACATGGCGGCCTTCATGCGGTTGGACGCGGGCGCGAATCAATCTAAATCGCTCCCCATGGATGCAGCCAAGACCCCGACGAACCCCGACGGCAACACCTATGTAGCGGATGCCGCGCCGACCCCGCACGACCCGCCGGTCATTCGGCGCGAGGATTACCGGCCCTATCCCTGGGCGGTGCCCGAGACGCGGCTCGACTTCAGGCTGGGCCTCGAAAAGACGCGCATCACCGCGACCTTGCGCGTGGAGCGCAATCCGGCTTCCGATGAGACGACGCGCGAATTGCGGCTCGACGGCGACGGGCTGAAACCCGATCGGGTCGCGATCGACGGGGCCGAGGTCGCAGATTACCGCATGGACGGGCCCGACCTCGTCCTCACGCTTCCGGGCGAAGGGCACGAGGTCGAGATCGTGACCGAGGTCGATCCGTCCGCCAACACGCAGCTTATGGGCCTCTACGCCTCGGGCGGGATGCTGTGCACCCAGTGCGAGGCCGAGGGGTTCCGCCGCATCACCTTCTTCCCCGACCGGCCCGACGTGCTGTCGACCTACACCGTGCGGATGGAGGGGCCGAAGGAGACGTTCCCGATCCTCCTTGCCAACGGAAACCGCACGGGCGAGGGCGAAGGTGCCGACGGCACGCACTGGGCCGAATGGCATGATCCCTGGCCCAAGCCGTCCTACCTCTTCGCACTCGTCGCAGGCGATCTCGTCGCGAACTCGAAGCCCTTCACCACCCGTTCGGGCCGCAAGGTCGAATGCAACATCTGGGTCCGGCGCGAGGATCTCGCGATGACCGACCATGCACTGGAATCGCTCCACCGGTCGATGACATGGGACGAGGACACGTTCGGGCGCGAATATGACCTCGATCTCTACAACATCGTCGCCGTCAGCGATTTCAACATGGGGGCGATGGAGAACAAGGGGCTCAACGTCTTCAACACGAAATACGTGCTGGCCGACCCCGACACCGCCACGGATGCTGATTTCGACGCGGTCGAAGGCGTGATCGCGCACGAATATTTCCACAACTGGTCGGGCAACCGCGTGACCTGCCGCGACTGGTTCCAGCTGTCGCTGAAGGAAGGCTTCACCGTGCTGCGCGACCAGCTTTTCTCGCAGGACATGCGCGGGGAGGCGGTGAAAAGGATCGAGGACGTGCGGATCCTGCGCGCCGCGCAATTTCCGGAGGATGCGGGGCCGCTCGCCCACCCGATCCGGCCGGACAGCTACCGCGAGATCAGCAATTTCTACACCGCGACGGTCTACAACAAGGGCGCCGAGGTGATCCGCATGATGCGGACCATGGCCGGGGCGGAGCGGTTCCGGAAGGGCACCGACCTCTATTTCGACCGCCATGACGGCGAGGCCGCGACCTGCGAGGATTTCGTTCGCGCGATCGAGGAAGGCGCGGGGCTCGACCTCGAAGCCTTCCGCCTGTGGTATCGCCAAGCCGGCACGCCGCGGGTGAAGGTCGCGGCCGAAGTGAAGGGCGACACGCTGGCGCTCACCCTTTCGCAGACCGTACCGCCAACGCCGGGCCAGCCCGACAAGCAGCCCATGCCGATCCCGCTGCGTATCGCGGTCCATTCGCGCGGCAACGCCCCGGATGGCGGCGTTCTCGGCGAGGAGCAATTGGTGGTCCTGTCCGACGCCGAGCAGACCTTCGACCTTCCGCTTGCCGGGCCCGACCCGGTCGTGTCGATCAATCGCGGCTATTCCGCCCCCGTCATCATCGAACGCGAACTGGCACACGAGGACCTCGTCTTCCTCGCCGCGCGAGACGACGATCCGTTCGCCCGTTTCGAGGCGATGCAGGAGCTTGCCCTCTCGCATCTCGTCGGCGCGGCAAGCGGAGAATTGTCCGACAAGGCCGCCAGCGAAGGCCGCGCGGCGATCGTGGCGGCGCTGCGCGCGGTGCTGAGGGACGATGAACTCGACGATGCCATGCGCGGCGAACTGATGATGCTGCCGAGCGAGGCCTATCTGTTCGAAGCGATGGCCGGTTCGGGGGCGACCGGGGGGCGCAAGGCCGATCCCGGCGCGATCCACCGCGAACGCGAGGGGCTGAAGGCGGCGCTCGGCGGCGAACTCGCGAGCGAACTCGCCGCGCTGCACGACCGCGCGAGCGGCATCGGGTTCGACGATCCCGCGGGGCGCGGGGCGCGCAAGATCAAGGCGCAGGCGCTCGTCCTGATCGCCGCCGCCGATCCGGCGCACGCGGCACAACTTGCCGCGGCGCAATACGATGCCGCCGACAATATGACCGACAGGCAGGGCGCGCTGATGGTGCTCGCCGGGCTCGATCATCCCGCGCGCGACGAGCGGCTTGCCGCT is part of the Erythrobacter litoralis genome and encodes:
- the pepN gene encoding aminopeptidase N, with amino-acid sequence MDAAKTPTNPDGNTYVADAAPTPHDPPVIRREDYRPYPWAVPETRLDFRLGLEKTRITATLRVERNPASDETTRELRLDGDGLKPDRVAIDGAEVADYRMDGPDLVLTLPGEGHEVEIVTEVDPSANTQLMGLYASGGMLCTQCEAEGFRRITFFPDRPDVLSTYTVRMEGPKETFPILLANGNRTGEGEGADGTHWAEWHDPWPKPSYLFALVAGDLVANSKPFTTRSGRKVECNIWVRREDLAMTDHALESLHRSMTWDEDTFGREYDLDLYNIVAVSDFNMGAMENKGLNVFNTKYVLADPDTATDADFDAVEGVIAHEYFHNWSGNRVTCRDWFQLSLKEGFTVLRDQLFSQDMRGEAVKRIEDVRILRAAQFPEDAGPLAHPIRPDSYREISNFYTATVYNKGAEVIRMMRTMAGAERFRKGTDLYFDRHDGEAATCEDFVRAIEEGAGLDLEAFRLWYRQAGTPRVKVAAEVKGDTLALTLSQTVPPTPGQPDKQPMPIPLRIAVHSRGNAPDGGVLGEEQLVVLSDAEQTFDLPLAGPDPVVSINRGYSAPVIIERELAHEDLVFLAARDDDPFARFEAMQELALSHLVGAASGELSDKAASEGRAAIVAALRAVLRDDELDDAMRGELMMLPSEAYLFEAMAGSGATGGRKADPGAIHREREGLKAALGGELASELAALHDRASGIGFDDPAGRGARKIKAQALVLIAAADPAHAAQLAAAQYDAADNMTDRQGALMVLAGLDHPARDERLAAFLERYSGNALVVDKWFTLQALSLHPDVIAQVERLAQHPEFTLRNPNRLRSLYMAFAGNPKAFHDESGAGYRMIADVILKVDPVNPQTAARFVSPLGRWRRIEPGRAALMKGELERILAAGNLSRDTYEQVTRSLGD